A single region of the Mugil cephalus isolate CIBA_MC_2020 chromosome 4, CIBA_Mcephalus_1.1, whole genome shotgun sequence genome encodes:
- the LOC125007393 gene encoding fidgetin-like protein 2, translating to MLSPVTPYSLLKMHWSPEHAAPLSQWPEQHLDVTSTTSPPSAHKHDPYNTAARRSFAPTGYPWASDDISALTASSLLKRYAEKYSGLELSYERPSAGAYTEPGTFLKTEPEPWAIGQGMDCYPGLEALSGSKVGSASVGIPATGSVTVVGGNLASDPGYSGAGICSAPSSQDYPPAYNSTYLSSGYCPSSSAALPPAPLHSLQAAPTLVPSYSASTPVYNYPPGCYPQTSLSSGYSHPSASYLASGISAPTPLAPRPTMVSSSYSYPSHNLGGSSEAGVPLKRKAFEMTEEGQEGAEGEGSRYRKFGNGISHSKGHGNGHGPGFDMSGSASDPQAYKSGKPLTSPSYGGAGDYSPPTGLAGESASAEHNFPQQQRVSMKISASHTRSEDPSGGR from the coding sequence gtCTGTTGAAGATGCACTGGTCTCCGGAGCACGCTGCCCCCTTATCTCAGTGGCCTGAGCAGCACCTAGATGTCACCTCTACCACCTCGCCCCCATCTGCCCACAAACACGACCCCTACAACACAGCTGCACGCCGCAGCTTTGCCCCCACAGGTTATCCGTGGGCCAGTGATGACATATCAGCCCTTACTGCTTCTTCCCTGCTCAAACGCTACGCTGAAAAGTACTCAGGCCTGGAGTTGTCCTATGAACGCCCGAGTGCAGGGGCATACACTGAGCCTGGGACTTTCCTGAAAACAGAACCTGAGCCCTGGGCAATAGGACAGGGCATGGACTGTTACCCTGGGCTGGAGGCACTAAGTGGCAGCAAGGTGGGCTCTGCTTCTGTAGGGATCCCAGCAACAGGAAGTGTAACAGTAGTGGGTGGCAACTTGGCATCTGACCCAGGCTACAGTGGTGCTGGTATCTGCAGTGCCCCATCATCTCAGGATTACCCTCCGGCCTACAACAGCACCTACCTGTCCTCAGGATACTGCCCTTCGTCAAGTGCAGCACTTCCACCTGCCCCTCTACACTCTTTGCAGGCAGCACCTACTCTAGTGCCCAGCTACAGCGCTAGCACTCCTGTCTACAACTACCCACCAGGATGCTACCCACAAACCAGCCTGTCCTCTGGATACAGCCACCCCAGTGCCTCCTACCTGGCCTCGGGAATTAGCGCTCCCACTCCTCTGGCACCCAGGCCTACAATGGTCAGCAGTAGTTACAGCTACCCATCCCACAACCTTGGAGGGAGCTCTGAAGCAGGGGTGCCATTGAAACGTAAGGCCTTTGAGATGACAGAGGAAGGACAGGAGGGAGCAGAGGGTGAGGGATCCCGCTACCGAAAGTTTGGCAACGGAATCAGTCACAGCAAAGGGCACGGTAACGGGCATGGCCCTGGCTTCGATATGAGTGGCTCAGCGTCAGATCCACAGGCCTACAAATCTGGAAAGCCCCTGACATCACCCTCTTATGGCGGGGCGGGGGACTACAGCCCACCAACAGGTCTAGCTGGGGAGAGCGCATCAGCAGAGCACAACTTtcctcagcagcagagagtGTCTATGAAGATATCTGCATCTCACACAAGATCCGAGGACCCTAGTGGGGGGCGCTGA